The window CTAAATATACGCGAACGGCCTCAAGCTACGAGAACTTAGGTCTCTGTAGCCGTGAAGCAGGACAAGCAGAAAAGGCACGACAGTATTTTCAGATGGCGTTAAAGTATGACCCGAGAAGATCGGTGTCATTGCTGGAGATGGCAGAGTTAGAAGTCGACCAAGGTGATTTTATTCAGGCGCGAAACCAATTAGCGCGATATCACCAAGTGGCTGAGCAAACTCCAGAAAGTTTAGCGCTCGGAATCAAAATAGAGCAGGCAGTGAATGATGATGCCGCTGTGAAGAGATTTGGTATTTTATTGCTTGCCAAATTCCCAGCATCACCTCAGGCCAAGCAATACAGAGTTAATTTGCATCAATGAAAGATCATGAAACCAATGCGCCAGTTGAGTCGGTAGCTCCGCAATCAGTCGCGCTAGATGTAACGCTTGGAACCTTATTAAAAGACGCCCGCGAAAAAATGGGCCTTAGCATTCAAGATGCGGCGGTTAAACTGCATCTACGTCCTCGCATTATTGAAGACATTGAAGCTGACAATTTTACCAATATAGCTTCATCCACTTATGTTCGTGGCTATGTGAAAAACTATGCTCGCATGGTCAGTGCCGATGCGGGCTTGATTGAAGCGTGTTTAGTGCGGCAAGTGCCGGTGGTGACTGAGCCAGCGATGCAAAGCTTTTCACGTAAGACGACTTACCAAGCTAGCGATACACGTTTAACTTGGCTGAGTATTTTTATCGTTATTGTGTTACTCGGCTCGTTAGTCGTCTGGTGGATGCAAAAAACGACCTTGTTAAGCACTATCGATGTGTCACAGCCTACGGCCGAAGAGGTCGCTGCGGTGAATCAAACGCTGCCCGGTGACGTGCTATTGACCGAAACTGATGCCAGCCAGCAATTGACTGAAATAGCGGCTAACGGCTCTATGTCAATCGATGGTCCGATTAAAGATACTGATGCCAGCACTATCGATGTGAGCACAGGGCCTACTGACAACAATTATCCTCAAACGACGGATACGAGCAATGAAGATGGTGGCTCAGCTATCGCGGCCACCACAGCGCCGCAAACGGCTGCTCCCGTAGCTCAACAAACTGTAGTTCAACAACCTGTAGCTCAACAGCCAGTTGCCACCGCAACGCCTTCACCTGCCTCAACATCGCCAGCCACCTCAGTCAACACTCTGGTCGCTGTTGCTGGACAATCAATTATTGATGTCCAGTTAACCGGTGATTGCTGGATAAACATTGTCGATGCTAAAGGCAAAGCCTTAGTCGATGGTGTGAAAGGCGCCGGCGCTGCAGTACAAGTGAGCGGTGTGCCACCGTTTAAAATTATTTTAGGGGCGCCCCATGTGGCGACCTTAAGCTTAGATGGTCAAATGGTTAGCTTAGCGGATTTCCCCAAGGGACGTGTCGCACGTTTAACCTTGCCGAGAGCCTAACGACCGCGTAATGATCTGCAGCACGTACCGAAATAGAGCGTATTAAGCATGTATAATGAAACTCCCATAAAAAGACGTCCTTCCACCCGCATCTATGTGGGTAATGTACCGATTGGTGATGGGGCGCCGATTGCCGTTCAGTCAATGACCAATACTAAGACCACAGACGTTGAAGCGACTATCGCTCAAATTCGTGCCTTGGAAAAAGTCGGTGCCGACATAGTACGTGTCTCAGTACCGACTATGGATGCGGCTGAAGCTTTTAAACTCATTAAGCAAGCGGTCAACGTGCCTTTAGTGGCCGACATCCATTTCGATTATCGCATTGCCTTAAAAGTTGCTGAGTATGGTGTCGATTGCTTGCGTATTAATCCGGGTAACATTGGCAATGAAGAGCGTATTCGCAGCGTGGTTGAATGCGCCCGTGACCACAATATTCCCATCCGTATTGGGGTGAATGGCGGTTCATTAGAGAAAGATCTGATGGACAAGTACAAAGAGCCCACGCCACAAGCATTGCTCGAATCAGCCATGCGCCATGTGGATATTCTTGATAGATTGAACTTCGACCAATTCAAGGTCAGCGTGAAAGCCTCCGACGTGTTTTTAGCGGTTGAATCCTATCGTTTATTGGCAAAGCAAATTCGTCAGCCGTTGCATTTGGGTATTACCGAAGCGGGCGGCGCACGCGCAGGTTCAGTTAAATCGGCAGTGGGTTTAGGCATGTTATTGGCTGAAGGTATCGGTGATACCCTGCGAATTTCCCTTGCCGCCGATCCCGTCGAAGAAATCAAAGTCGGTTTTGACATTTTAAAATCGCTGCGTATCCGTAGCCGCGGGATTAACTTCATCGCCTGCCCATCTTGCTCCCGTCAAGAGTTTGATGTGATAAGCACAGTCAATGAGTTAGAACGTCGCCTCGAAGACGTGACTACCGCCATGGATGTGTCTATTATCGGCTGCGTAGTGAACGGTCCTGGCGAAGCCTTAGTGTCGCATATCGGTTTAACCGGCGGACACAATAAGAGCGGATATTACGACGAGGGCGAACGTCAAAAAGAACGTTTTGATAACGACAACATTGTCGATTCCCTCGAAGCGAAAATTCGCGCTAAGGCCAGTCAAATGGCGAACCGGATTCAAATAAAAGACACAACTGAGTAATATGCATCTGCATTTGGGCATAGATTACGCCTAATGATTTTGAGCTAGGCCCCGAAACCGACGGGGTCGTTTTACGTTTTACGTTCAAAAGCCTATAATGCGTGACATTTTTTATTAATTTAGCTAAATCGGACGAGTCGATACAGTGGCAAAACAGATCCAAGCGATTCGCGGAATGAATGACATTCTGCCAACTCAAAGTCCTCTATGGCAAAAAGTGGAAGCGGTACTACGTTCGAGCGTCAGTGCTTACGGTTACAGCGAAATCCGCACTCCAATAGTGGAAAATACCGATCTCTTTAAACGCTCTATCGGTGAAGTGACTGATATTGTTGAAAAAGAAATGTATACCTTCGCAGATAATAACGGTGATAGCTTAACGCTGCGCCCAGAAGGTACGGCATCGACAGTGCGTGCGGGTAACGAAAACGGTCTGCTGTATAACCAAGAACAACGTCTTTGGTATATGGGTCCTATGTTCCGCCACGAGCGTCCACAAAAAGGCCGTTATCGCCAATTTAACCAATTTGGCGTGGAAGTCTATGGCATAGGCACGGCGGATATTGATGCTGAAGTCTTGATGCTATCAGCCCGCCTGTGGGAAAAACTCGGTATTAGCGATCACGTATCGTTAGAGCTGAACACCTTAGGCGATCCTGCTGAGCGCGCGGTTTACCGTGATGCCTTGATTGCGTTTTTAGAGCAGCATAAAGATGCGCTCGATGAAGACAGCAAGCGTCGCATGTACAGCAATCCGCTGCGAGTATTGGATTCAAAAGACCAAAATGTCCAAGCTATTTTGGCTGGTGCACCTGAGTTGATGGATTTCCTCGGTGAAGAATCGAAGACACATTTTTCACAATTGCGTGAACTACTTGACGCAGTGGGTATCAAATACACCATTAATCCGCGCCTTGTTCGTGGTTTAGATTATTACAATCGCACTGTATTTGAATGGGTTACATCGAGTTTAGGCTCGCAAGGTACAGTACTTGCGGGTGGTCGCTACGATGGCTTAGTTGCCCAATTAGGCGGTAAAGATACCCCAGCGGTGGGTTTCGCTATGGGCTTAGAGCGCATTGTCTTGCTGCTTGAAACCTTAGAGCTGAACAAAGATATTCCGTCAGAAGTGGATGTGTATGTCACTGTCATGGGCGATAGCTGTCTGGTTGAAGCGATTAAAATTGCGCAGGAATTACGCAGCGCGCTGCCAAACCTTAAAGTGATGAGTCACTGCGGTGGCGGCAACGTGAAGAAACAAATGAAACGTGCCGACAAAAGCGGTGCGAGTGTGGCGTTACTGATAGGCGAAGATGAACTTGCCGAAGGTATGGTGACGGTTAAACATTTACGCAATGACATCGAACAACAACGGGTAGCTCGAAGTGCCTTAGGCGCATTTTTAGCTGAACTGGCCATTAAGTAATAGATCATATAAGGGGACGTGCGCGTGGAAATTTATAGCACAGAAGAACAACAAGTTGATGCTATCAAGCAGTTCTGGAAAGATTACGGAAATTCAATTTTAATCGGTGCCGTCGTCGGTTTAGGCGGCCTGTATGCGTGGAATTATTATTCTGACGTTAAAGTGGCCCAAGCGGAAGAAGCCTCAAAAGCCTTCCACGAGTTGACCACTAAATCAAGCGACGAAGCTGCAATGCTTGCGGGCGTCGCCGAGTTTTCTAAAAGTCATGATCAAAAGGGCTATCAG of the Shewanella baltica genome contains:
- the ispG gene encoding flavodoxin-dependent (E)-4-hydroxy-3-methylbut-2-enyl-diphosphate synthase, encoding MYNETPIKRRPSTRIYVGNVPIGDGAPIAVQSMTNTKTTDVEATIAQIRALEKVGADIVRVSVPTMDAAEAFKLIKQAVNVPLVADIHFDYRIALKVAEYGVDCLRINPGNIGNEERIRSVVECARDHNIPIRIGVNGGSLEKDLMDKYKEPTPQALLESAMRHVDILDRLNFDQFKVSVKASDVFLAVESYRLLAKQIRQPLHLGITEAGGARAGSVKSAVGLGMLLAEGIGDTLRISLAADPVEEIKVGFDILKSLRIRSRGINFIACPSCSRQEFDVISTVNELERRLEDVTTAMDVSIIGCVVNGPGEALVSHIGLTGGHNKSGYYDEGERQKERFDNDNIVDSLEAKIRAKASQMANRIQIKDTTE
- a CDS encoding RodZ domain-containing protein — protein: MKDHETNAPVESVAPQSVALDVTLGTLLKDAREKMGLSIQDAAVKLHLRPRIIEDIEADNFTNIASSTYVRGYVKNYARMVSADAGLIEACLVRQVPVVTEPAMQSFSRKTTYQASDTRLTWLSIFIVIVLLGSLVVWWMQKTTLLSTIDVSQPTAEEVAAVNQTLPGDVLLTETDASQQLTEIAANGSMSIDGPIKDTDASTIDVSTGPTDNNYPQTTDTSNEDGGSAIAATTAPQTAAPVAQQTVVQQPVAQQPVATATPSPASTSPATSVNTLVAVAGQSIIDVQLTGDCWINIVDAKGKALVDGVKGAGAAVQVSGVPPFKIILGAPHVATLSLDGQMVSLADFPKGRVARLTLPRA
- the hisS gene encoding histidine--tRNA ligase: MAKQIQAIRGMNDILPTQSPLWQKVEAVLRSSVSAYGYSEIRTPIVENTDLFKRSIGEVTDIVEKEMYTFADNNGDSLTLRPEGTASTVRAGNENGLLYNQEQRLWYMGPMFRHERPQKGRYRQFNQFGVEVYGIGTADIDAEVLMLSARLWEKLGISDHVSLELNTLGDPAERAVYRDALIAFLEQHKDALDEDSKRRMYSNPLRVLDSKDQNVQAILAGAPELMDFLGEESKTHFSQLRELLDAVGIKYTINPRLVRGLDYYNRTVFEWVTSSLGSQGTVLAGGRYDGLVAQLGGKDTPAVGFAMGLERIVLLLETLELNKDIPSEVDVYVTVMGDSCLVEAIKIAQELRSALPNLKVMSHCGGGNVKKQMKRADKSGASVALLIGEDELAEGMVTVKHLRNDIEQQRVARSALGAFLAELAIK